In Pectinophora gossypiella chromosome 1, ilPecGoss1.1, whole genome shotgun sequence, one genomic interval encodes:
- the LOC126373145 gene encoding meiotic recombination protein SPO11, translated as MELMNKEILMWTKDVAMNSVAAFKQDPKLAAAIDKLHSGIQQASLDLNAQKSLVLPDRKLEFSEVQSLLKQSLKTHTDKPPDVLLKEAIDARKLLIKKVEDILGEINSTAEAGNIPKLTIRNQRLWSNCIYDLDRVTLKSNKDAKKTTVTYNSKEDKTRFNTIVFVLTKVHELLTKNLAVTRRELFYQNVSRLRNQANLDVAVRDVCCLLETPPWSLGIVATAKGLIAGPLTMHNRDGSIVDCMASGGTLIPQDINGIKEFRSTAKYILVVEKDAIFQKLLDEGALIRLGPVIIMTGKGYPDVCTRQLLCRLCSELRLRALALVDADPHGFEIFLTYKYGSLAQSHLSTTLACSSLSLLGARHHDVMTLAPTEARLHLTELDKRKLNSLIRRPYLETSSGTRIKEELSTMLSSAVKAEIEAVAPTAAALCDAYLPAKLIQAEYLG; from the exons ATGGAGCTTatgaataaagaaatattgATGTGGACGAAAGACGTGGCGATGAATTCAGTGGCGGCATTCAAGCAAGATCCGAAGTTAGCTGCTGCCATAGACAAGTTGCATAGCGGCATCCAGCAAGCCAGTTTAGATCTGAACGCTCAAAAAAGTTTAGTGCTTCCTGATCGGAAACTTGAATTTTCCGAAGTTCAAAGTCTATTAAAACAATCTTTAAAAACTCATACAG ACAAACCACCAGATGTGTTACTTAAGGAAGCAATTGATGCTAGAAAGTTGCTTATAAAGAAGGTAGAAGACATCTTGGGTGAAATCAATAGCACTGCGGAAGCTGGAAATATACCTAAATTGACAATAAGGAACCAGAGGCTCTGGAGCAATTGTATCTATGACTTAGATCG TGTAACATTGAAATCTAACAAAGACGCAAAGAAGACTACAGTAACGTATAACAGCAAGGAAGACAAAACCAGGTTTAATACTatagtttttgttttaacgAAAGTGCACGAGTTGCTGACTAAAAACTTAGCAGTTACCAGAAG GGAACTATTTTACCAAAATGTCTCTCGTCTCCGGAACCAAGCAAACCTGGATGTAGCAGTGAGAGACGTGTGTTGTCTGCTGGAGACGCCACCGTGGAGTCTTGGTATCGTGGCCACGGCTAAAGGTCTGATAGCAGGCCCGCTGACGATGCACAACAGAGATGGATCTATTGTAGACTGCATGGCATCTGGTG GAACATTGATACCACAGGATATAAACGGAATCAAAGAATTCAGATCTACTGCGAAGTATATCTTAGTGGTGGAAAAAGATGCTATTTTCCAAAAGCTTTTGGACGAAGGAGCTCTTATAAGATTAGGCCCAGTTATTATTATGACC GGCAAAGGATATCCAGATGTATGCACTCGACAGTTGCTGTGTCGTTTGTGTTCAGAGCTGCGCCTGCGCGCTCTAGCATTGGTGGACGCCGATCCTCatggttttgagatatttcTCACCTACAAGTACGGGTCTTTG GCCCAATCGCATCTGTCTACAACCCTCGCTTGCAGCTCTCTGTCACTGCTTGGCGCTCGTCATCATGACGTCATGACTCTAGCGCCCACCGAGGCCCGtttacacctcaccgagcttgacAAACGGAAACTGAATTCTCTGATACGAAGACCGTATTTGGAAACTTCTAGTG GTACTCGTATAAAAGAAGAGCTGTCTACAATGCTGAGTAGTGCAGTGAAGGCGGAGATTGAAGCCGTGGCCCCAACGGCCGCTGCCCTGTGTGACGCCTACCTCCCCGCTAAACTGATACAGGCTGAATATCTAGGATAA
- the LOC126367237 gene encoding uncharacterized protein LOC126367237 has product MENKPESANEKKTINKAKSYNNGQSGPPLKSKCEPSKRKSFNVNDAVMSLDLALGRLKKSKLVNGDSSTGRAAGAAPAGAAPSLRRVTAPSDMFMDISSPSSNINPGLTNASLMSMNFSHYELMRNLSRSNSNSEGAFSGTTCNTYCADNTLRDEHLEKYFRSVEMWNRKYRDGGGGAGSGPSVHFEIPEK; this is encoded by the coding sequence ATGGAAAACAAACCAGAAAGTGCAAATGAAAAGAAAACTATAAACAAAGCTAAGTCTTACAATAATGGGCAGAGCGGTCCTCCGCTGAAGAGTAAATGTGAGCCGTCGAAGCGCAAGTCTTTCAATGTGAACGATGCGGTCATGTCGCTGGATTTGGCGCTGGGCAGGCTGAAGAAGAGTAAGCTGGTGAACGGGGACAGCAGCAccgggcgcgcggcgggggcggcACCGGCGGGGGCCGCGCCATCGCTGCGCCGCGTCACCGCGCCCTCCGACATGTTCATGGACATCTCCAGCCCCAGCTCCAACATCAATCCGGGGCTGACGAACGCGTCGCTCATGTCAATGAACTTCTCCCACTACGAGCTGATGCGCAACTTGTCGCGCTCCAACTCCAACTCGGAGGGCGCATTCAGCGGCACCACTTGCAACACCTACTGCGCCGACAACACGCTCAGGGACGAACACCTCGAGAAGTACTTCCGCAGCGTCGAGATGTGGAACAGGAAGTACCGGGACGGCGGCGGGGGCGCCGGCAGCGGACCCAGCGTCCACTTTGAAattccagaaaaataa